The Bradyrhizobium sp. LLZ17 genomic sequence GATGTTTTGGACGTCCTCGCCCTCGACCGTGATGGTGCCGCCATCGGCCTCGATCAGCCGGTTGGCAAGCCGCAGCAGCGTCGTCTTGCCCGAGCCCGAGCCGCCGACGACGGCCACGAACTCGCCCTCGGCAATGTCGAGCGATACGCCGTCCACCGCCTTGAGGCGGCCGAAGCTCTTGGTGACCTGTGCATAGCCAATCATCGGCCGGGAAGGCATCAGACGCGCGCTCGGTTTGCTCGCCCCCAGGGAAGGGCGAAGGGGATGACCGGACCATCCGTACCACGCTTGGCGGCTTGATTGAACTTGGCCGCGCGAGAGGCTAAGGCATCGACCTGGGACCGGAGGAAACATATGACGACGCCCACGGCAGTGGCGCTGGAGGACACCAAGGTTGCGTTCCGGTTGGGGGACGGGCGGGTCTATACGGCGGTGGAGAAGGCGCATCTGACGGTGGCCCAAGGCGAATTCGTCGCCATTGTTGGTCCGACCGGCTGCGGGAAATCCACCCTGCTCAACGTCGCGGCCGGCCTGCTGAAGCCCGCCGCCGGCAAAGTCCAGATCTTCGACCGGCCGCTCGCCGGGCTGAACCGGGACGCCGGCTACCTGTTCCAGGCGGATGCGCTGTTCCCCTGGAAGACCGCGCTCGACAATGTCGCGATCGGGCTCGAGATCAGGGCACGCCCCGCGCCGAGGCGCTTCCGCGGGCGCAGACATGGCTGACCTCGGTCGGCCTCGGCGCCTTCGCCAACCGTTACCCGCACATGCTCTCGGGAGGCCAGCGCAAGCGCGTGGCGCTGGCGCAGGTGCTGATCCGGGATCCAAAGATCCTCCTGATGGACGAGCCGTTCGGGCCGCTCGATGCACAAACCCGGCAAGTCATGGGCAATCTCCTGCTCGAGCTCTGGAACGCGGACCGCAAGGCCGTGCTGTTCGTGACCCATGATCTGGAAGAGGCGATCGCGCTCGCCGACCGCGTCGTGATCATGTCGGCAGGGCCGTCCTCGCGCATTATTGGCGACTGGCGCGTGACGCTTCCGCGCCCGCGCGACATCTTCGAGGTGCGGCTGGACAAGGCGTTCCACGCACTCCATCGCGAGATCTGGAGCGTGCTCAAGGACGAGGTGATGAAGGGCTACGCCCAGTCCACCCAAGCGGTGGAGGCGGTCTGATGTCGCGCGTGACGCTGCTTGCGCTGCAAGTCCTGGTCGCCATTGTCTGCATCGTGCTGTGGCAGTTGTTGTCGACCGTTCCCATCTTCGGCAAGATACTGCTGCCGCCGTTCTTTTTCTCCAATCCGATCGACGTGTTCAGCCAGATCGTCAAATGGTTTGCGAGCGGCGTGATCTGGAAGCATCTCGCCATCACCTTGTGGGAATCCATTCTGGCCTTCGTGATCGGATCGCTCAGTGGCGTGCTGGTGGGGTTCTGGTTCGCGCGGCAGCCGCTGGTCGCCGCGGTGTTCGATCCCTATGTGAAGATGGCCAACGCTTTGCCGCGCGTCGTGCTCGCGCCGATCTTCGCGCTGTGGCTCGGCCTCGGCATCTGGTCGAAGGTCGCGCTCGGCGTGACGCTGGTGTTTTTCATCGTCTTCTTCAACGTCTATCAGGGCGTCAAGGAAGTCAGCCGCACCGTGCTCGACAACGGCCGTATGCTCGGCATGAGCGAGGGACAGCTGATGCGCCACGTCTATTGGCCGTCGGCGCTGTCCTGGATGTTCTCGTCGCTGCATACGTCGGTCGGCTTCGCCGTGGTCGGCGCCGTCGTCGGCGAATATCTGGGATCGGCCGCAGGGCTCGGCTACCTGATCCAGCAGGCCGAAGGCGTGTTCGACGTCGCCGGCGTATTCGCCGGCATGTTCGTGCTGTCGGCCTTTGTTATCCTGATCGACTTCGGGGTGACCCTGGTGGAGCGGCGGCTATTGGTGTGGCGACCGACCGTGGACGGCCGCGGATAGCCGTAAACGGTCCGCGCAAGGGGATTCATGGATGATCCTCCCCATCAACAATGGTTGTTACGCACACATGCTATTGCGCCGAAATGCGCGATGGCGAGTTGCACTTAGGCAGTGCTTCTCAAGCCAGTCCCGCTGCTCTATGGTGCCGCCAGCCGAACGGAGGAAACCAATGAAGAACACGATTGCCAGGCTTGCCGGCGCGCTGCTCGCGCTGACGCTCAGCGCGGGTTTTGCCGCAGCGCAAAGCAAGGTCACCGTCGCGATCGGCGGCGGTGCCTGTCTGTGCTATCTCCCGACGGTGCTGGCAAAGCAGCTCGGCGAATACGACAAAGCCGGCCTCAATGTCGAGCTGGTCGATCTCAAGGGCGGCTCGGACGCGCTCAAGGCCGTGCTTGGCGGCAGTGCCGACGTGGTCTCCGGCTATTTCGATCATTGCGTCAACCTGGCGGCCAAGAAGCAGGAGCTGCAAGCTTTCGTGGTCTATGATCGCTATCCGGGCCTCGTGCTGGTGGTCTCGCCCTCGCACACCAACGAAATCAAGTCGGTCAAGGATCTCGCCGGCAAGAAGGTCGGCGTCAGCGCGCCCGGCTCCTCCACTGATTTCTTCCTCAAATACATGCTCAAGAAGAACGGGCTCGATCCGGCTGGCACCGCCGTGATCGGCGTCGGCCTCGGCGCCACCGCGGTCGCCGCGATGGAGCAGGGGCAGATCGACGCTGCCGTGATGCTCGATCCTTCCGTCACCGTGCTCCAGGGCAGCCATCCGGATCTGCGCATCCTCAGCGACACCCGCACGCAGAAAGACACGCTCGAGACGTTCGGCGGCGAATATCCGGGCGGTGCGCTGTACTCGACCGCGGCCTGGGTCAATGACCACGACAAAGAGGTGCAGGGGCTCACCAACGCGATCCTCGGCACGCTCGCCTGGATCCATTCGCACTCGCCTGAAGAGATCATGGCGAAGATGCCGGAAGAGATGGTCGGCAAGAACAAGGACCTCTATCTCGCCGCACTGAAGAACACGATCCCGATGTTCTCGGAGACCGGCAAGATGGATCCGAAGGGTGCGGATGCCGTGCTCGCGGTGTTCAGCGTCGGCTCGCCGGAGGTGGCGAACGCCAAGATCGACGTCAGCAAGACCTTTACCAACAAGTACGTCGAGCAGGCCAAGAAGACGACGGGGATGAACGCCAAATAAGTGACGCGATCCCGCGGTAATCAGGCCTCATGACCTCACCTGTCATTCATCGCGTCGCGACGCTTGATCTTGCCGTGCGCCCGGTCGTGTGGCCGTTCGCGGAAGAGCGGCGCGCCGAGATCGAGGCGCATTTCGCCGAGAAGCAGCGCGAGCGGCCCAAAATCTGGAACGGCCGCGTCCTGCTTGGACGGGATGCCGTGTTCACCGATGGCCATCTCGCCGCGACCTATTTCGAGACCGACTTCGCGAGCTTCCTCGCCTGGCGCGACTGGGGCTTTCCGGATCCGGCCGTCTTCAATGGTTTTGGCATGGGCGCGCTGCGCGCCTCCGACGGCGCCTTTGTGTTGGGCGAGATGTCGCACCACACCGTCAATGCAGGCCGCATCTATTTCCCGTCGGGTACGCCCGACCTCGACGATGTCAGGGATGGCGCGCTCGACATTCCCGGCAGCGTCATCCGGGAGATCGCGGAGGAGACCGGCCTGTTCCCCGCCAACTATGCGGCAGAGGCAGACTGGCACTGCGTCGTCAGCGGCCGCGCGATTGCAATGATTCAGATCCTCAACCTCGACCTGCCGGGCGAGACGGTTCGCGCCCGGATCGAAGCCAATCTGGCGGAGCAGCACGAGCCCGAGCTGTCGGCCATTCATCTCGTGCGCGGGATGGATGATCTCGCGCCCACCATGCCGCGATTTGTCACGGCGTTCATCGCGCAGCAGTTTGCTTCGCGCTGACGCGCGAAGGCTTGACATCGCGTCGCTCAGCCCATGTGATGGGCGAAAGCGAAAACAAAATCGCAATGCACAATCGTCCAGGGAGGTTTAGATGCGCCTGCGCATGGCTGCCCGCTTGGTCCATGAACTGTTGATCGCGATTGCGGCGGACACCACCTCCGGCAAGCAGTAGCGGCGGAGAGCGACGGTGCTGGAGGTCAGCGGGCTCGTGAAGCGGTTTGGTGGCTTCACCGCCGTCAACAACGTCTCGTTCAAGGTTGATCAAGGCGAGATCCTTGGCCTGATCGGCCCGAACGGTTCGGGCAAGAGCACGATCTTCAACATGCTCTCCGGCACGCTGGCGCCGACCTCCGGATCGATCATGTTCGCCGGCGCGGAGATCGCCGGACTTGCGCCGCACCGGATCATCAACCGCGGCATCGGCCGCACCTTCCAGATTCCGCGCCCGTTCCGCCGCCTGAGCATTTTCGAGAACGTCGCGCTCGCCGGCTTCTACGGCCAGGGCCGCCACAGCCGCGCCAAAGCAGAGCAGGCGGCCGAGCGTTCGCTCGCGATGGTGGGCCTGCCGACCGATCGCCGCGCCAGCGTCGACGGCCTCGGCGCCGCCGGCCTCAAGAAACTCGAGCTCGCCAAGGCACTCGCGACCGCGCCAAAACTGCTGCTCGCCGACGAGAGCCTCGGCGGCCTCGACGAGGCCGAGATGTATCAGGCGGCCGACATGCTGCGCAACATCCGCGACGAGCTCGGCATCACTATCATCTGGGTCGAGCACATCATGGGCGTGCTGATGCGCGTCGTCGATCGCGTCATGGTGCTCGATCACGGCGAAAAAAATCTCGGAGGGGCTGCCGAGCGCGGTTGCGGGCGATCCACGCGTGATCGAAGTCTATCTCGGCACCGATGCCGAGACCACCCAGGCGGCCGCCGCCGAAGCGCGCCGCCGGGCCGGAGGCTAGGCGATGCTGGAGCTGCGATCCGTCAGCGCCGGCTACGGCACGTTCCAGGCGCTGTTCGACGTCGATCTCGACGTGAAGGCCGGCGAGGCCGTCGGCGTGATCGGCCCGAACGGCGCCGGCAAGACCACCCTGATGCGCGTGATCTCGGGCCTGCTCCGTCCCTCGCGCGGGTCGATCAAAATGGAAAGCGTCGATGTCGTCGCGACGCCGGCGCACAAGATCGTCAGCCTCGGCATCGCGCATGTGCCGGAGAACCGGAGGCTGTTTCCGCAGCTTTCGGTCGACGACAATCTCAAGATGGGCGCCTTCATGAAGGAGGCGCGCGGCCACTATGCCGAGCGGCTGGAGGTCGTGTTCGACCTGTTTCCGCGCCTGAAGGAACGCCGTCACCAGATGGCCGGCACCATGTCTGGCGGCGAGCAGCAGATGTGCGCGATCGGGCGTGCCCTGATGTCCAATCCAAAGCTCCTGCTGCTCGACGAGCCCTCCGCCGGGCTCGCGCCGGTGGTGGTGCAGCAGGTGTTCGAGCTGGTGAAGCGGATCCGCGCCCGCGGGCTGACGGTGCTGATCGTCGAGCAGAACGTGCAGCAGGTGCTGCGCGTGGTCGATCGCGCCTATCTGATCGAGGCCGGCACGATCAGGGCGTCCGGCACCTCGGCGGAGATGCTGGCGAGCGACACGGTCAAGGAAGCGTATCTCGGGGTGTGAAGGGGGCGGGCGAGGGCATGCAGGCATTGCTGGACATTTTCGACATCTATCTGCTGGAAGCCGTGATCAACGGCATCCTGCTCGGCGGCGTGTTGGCGCTGCTCGCGCTCGGCCTCAACTTGATCTTCGGCGTCATCGACGTGACCTGGATTTGCTACGCCGAGCTCGTGATGATCGGCATGTACGCGATGTACTTCCTGGTGCAGTATTACGGCATCAGCTATTTCATCGCCGCGCCGCTCACCATCCTGCTCGTCGCGATGCTCGGCGCGCTGCTGCACTACCTCGTGATCGCGCCGCTGCTGACGGCGCCGCCGATCAACCAGCTGCTTGCGACCGGCGGCGTGTTGTTCGTGCTCCAGAGTTTTGCCACCGTCGCCTTCGGCATCGATTTCCGCAATCTCGGCATCCGCCTGCCCGTGCTCGCTTTCGGCGACATGAATTTCAGCTACGCGCGACTGCTGTCGTTCGCTGCCGCGCTGGCCGGCATGGTCGCGGTCTATCTCTTCATGACCCGCACGTTCACCGGCACGGCGATACGCGCCATCTCGCAGGACCGGCAGATCATGGCGCTGATGGGGGTCGACACCAAGAAGATCTACCTCATCACCTCCGCGATCGGCGGTGGCCTGGCCGGGCTCGCGGCCTGCCTGCTGGTGCTGCAATACGACGTGCACCCCTTCGTCGGCCTGTCGTTCGGACCGATCACCTTCCTGATCTGCGTGCTCGGCGGCCTTGGCAATTTTATCGGCGGCTTCATCGCCGCCTTCCTGTTCGCGGAGATCATTTCGCTCGGCGGATTGTTCTCCGATCTCGAATGGGGCTACGTGCTCGCCTTCGCCTTCTTCATCGTCATGATGTTCATCCGGCCTGCGGGCCTGCTCGCGAGGCGCCGATGATCGGGCAAGGCCGGCTTTTGGCGTGGGCAATCGGGCTCGCGGCGCTGATCGCGCTGCCGTTCGTCGATCGCGAGCCCTATCATCTGCACATCCTGGTGCTGATCCTGGTCTGGTCGTTCGCCTATACGTCCTGGTCGATGATGGGACGGTTCGGCCTGGTCTCGCTGGGACACGGCGGCTTCATGGGGATCGGCGCTTATGTCACGGCGCTGTTGTGGAATCATCTCGGCCTGTCGCCCTGGATCGGCATTCCCATCAGCATGATCGCGGCCGGTGTGCTGGCGCTGATCGTCGGTTATCCCTGCTTCCGCTTCCGCATCACCGGGCATTATTTCGTGCTGGTGACGCTGGCGCTGTCCGGCATCGTGCTTCAAGTCATCACGGCGACGCGCGACTATACCGGCGGCTCGCTCGGCTATACGCCGAACCGCGCCTCCGGCAGCAAGCTGCTGGCGCTGCAATTCGACGACAAGACGACCTGGTATCTGGTCGCGCTTGGGATCTGGCTCGGGGGCATCATCGTCTGGCACCTGGTCGACCGCAGCATGAGCCGCTACGCGCTCGAGGCGATCTCCGAGGACGAGGACGCCGCAGCTGCCGCCGGGGTCGACGTCACCGCGGAAAAATTGAAGATCACGCTGATCAGCGCGCTGATGACGGCGCTGGCGGGCGCGCTCTACTGCCAATACCAGATGTTCATCACGCCCGACACCGTCAGCGGCATCGCGGTCTCGCTCCAGATGGTGTTTGCGGCGATCGTCGGCGGCCTGTTCGTCTCGCTCGGACCGACCGTCGGCGCGGTCATCACCATCCTGCTCGCGGAGACCCTTCGCATCGGCTTCGGCACCAAGGCGGTGGGCTGGGACAATCTGGTCTATGGCGTGCTGCTGGTGCTTTTCATCATATTCCTTCCGAAGGGCATCCTTGGTAGCGTGCTCGACCGATTGAAGCCGCAACGCAAGGTGTCCCGCGCTCATGAGCAAGAAGCCGTCCAAATCGCTCGCCCAGGAACTTGACCGCTACATCACGCCGTTCCGCCACGACGGATCGGGCAAGTTTCATCTCAAGGCGCACAAGACCAACGCGAAGGGCGACCTCGACAAGGACAAGGCGCAGGAGATTCTTGAAGCCAACAAGAAGCGCCTCGCCGAGTTTCAGGAAAAGCTCTACGCCCAGGATCGCTGGTCGCTTCTCATCGTGCTCCAGGGCATGGACGCCGGCGGCAAGGATTCCGCGATCAAGGCGATCTTCGAAGGCATCAACCCGCAGGGCTGCGAGGTTCATGCGTTCAAGCAACCGAGCAAGGAGGAGCTCGATCACGACTTCCTCTGGCGCCACGTGATCGCGCTGCCGGAGCGCGGCCATATCGGCATCTTCAACCGCTCCTATTACGAGGAATGCCTGGTGACCCGCGTGCACCCGGAGATCCTCGCCAAGGAGAAGCTGCCGCAGAAGCTCGTGACCAGGAACATCTGGACGGAGCGGTTCGAGGACATCTCCGGCTTCGAGCGCTATCTCTGCCGCAACGGCACCGTGGTGCTGAAATTCTTCCTCAATCTCTCCAAGGACGAGCAGCGCGAGCGCTTCCTCGACCGTCTGGAAGACCCGTCCAAGCAGTGGAAGTTTTCCATGGACGACATCAAGGAGCGCGCGCTGTGGCCGCGCTACCAGGCTGTCTACCAGGACATCGTCCGCCATACCGCAACGGCGCATGCGCCCTGGTACGTCGTGCCCGCCGATCACAAATGGTTCGCGCGCGTCGTGATCGGCTCGGTGATCGTCGCGGCGCTGGAGCGGTTGGACCTGCGCTTTCCCCGTGCCGACAAGGCTTCGCTCGCCGAATTCAAGGCGGTCAGCGAGGCGCTGGAGAAGGAGAAGAAGGGGAGGGGAAGCGTTAAGTTGCAGCGAGCGCCGAACGATCTCCGCTCTCGTAGGGTGGGCAAACCGTAAGCGTGCTACAAGTCCTGCGATTTCGCGAAAACAACCCCATGCACAGTAGCCGATGGTCGTGAAATCAATGGCTTGCCCGCCGGCGCGAATGATATTCGGAATCAGCGAATTTCGTTTGACCCGTCGGGCAAAACAGGGGCATGATGTCACCATGCCCCCGTCGCCTCCTCAATACCCGCGGCCCCACCAGTAGCAGAAGCGTTCCACGTTGGCGGGCAGGCCGGTCTCGTAATTCGCCCATTTCTCGTATTTCGGCAGCTTCACTTCCTTCATGGCGGTGTCGAAGCATTTGCCGGCGTCGGCTGCTTTCTTCACCTCGGCGGACAGATCCTCCATGTAGGCGATGTCGTCCTCGACATCCTTCTTGGTGCCGAGCCGGCCGCCGGCATTCGGATGGCCCGGG encodes the following:
- a CDS encoding branched-chain amino acid ABC transporter permease, which produces MQALLDIFDIYLLEAVINGILLGGVLALLALGLNLIFGVIDVTWICYAELVMIGMYAMYFLVQYYGISYFIAAPLTILLVAMLGALLHYLVIAPLLTAPPINQLLATGGVLFVLQSFATVAFGIDFRNLGIRLPVLAFGDMNFSYARLLSFAAALAGMVAVYLFMTRTFTGTAIRAISQDRQIMALMGVDTKKIYLITSAIGGGLAGLAACLLVLQYDVHPFVGLSFGPITFLICVLGGLGNFIGGFIAAFLFAEIISLGGLFSDLEWGYVLAFAFFIVMMFIRPAGLLARRR
- a CDS encoding ABC transporter permease; the encoded protein is MSRVTLLALQVLVAIVCIVLWQLLSTVPIFGKILLPPFFFSNPIDVFSQIVKWFASGVIWKHLAITLWESILAFVIGSLSGVLVGFWFARQPLVAAVFDPYVKMANALPRVVLAPIFALWLGLGIWSKVALGVTLVFFIVFFNVYQGVKEVSRTVLDNGRMLGMSEGQLMRHVYWPSALSWMFSSLHTSVGFAVVGAVVGEYLGSAAGLGYLIQQAEGVFDVAGVFAGMFVLSAFVILIDFGVTLVERRLLVWRPTVDGRG
- a CDS encoding polyphosphate kinase 2 family protein: MSKKPSKSLAQELDRYITPFRHDGSGKFHLKAHKTNAKGDLDKDKAQEILEANKKRLAEFQEKLYAQDRWSLLIVLQGMDAGGKDSAIKAIFEGINPQGCEVHAFKQPSKEELDHDFLWRHVIALPERGHIGIFNRSYYEECLVTRVHPEILAKEKLPQKLVTRNIWTERFEDISGFERYLCRNGTVVLKFFLNLSKDEQRERFLDRLEDPSKQWKFSMDDIKERALWPRYQAVYQDIVRHTATAHAPWYVVPADHKWFARVVIGSVIVAALERLDLRFPRADKASLAEFKAVSEALEKEKKGRGSVKLQRAPNDLRSRRVGKP
- a CDS encoding ABC transporter ATP-binding protein yields the protein MLELRSVSAGYGTFQALFDVDLDVKAGEAVGVIGPNGAGKTTLMRVISGLLRPSRGSIKMESVDVVATPAHKIVSLGIAHVPENRRLFPQLSVDDNLKMGAFMKEARGHYAERLEVVFDLFPRLKERRHQMAGTMSGGEQQMCAIGRALMSNPKLLLLDEPSAGLAPVVVQQVFELVKRIRARGLTVLIVEQNVQQVLRVVDRAYLIEAGTIRASGTSAEMLASDTVKEAYLGV
- a CDS encoding branched-chain amino acid ABC transporter permease; the protein is MIGQGRLLAWAIGLAALIALPFVDREPYHLHILVLILVWSFAYTSWSMMGRFGLVSLGHGGFMGIGAYVTALLWNHLGLSPWIGIPISMIAAGVLALIVGYPCFRFRITGHYFVLVTLALSGIVLQVITATRDYTGGSLGYTPNRASGSKLLALQFDDKTTWYLVALGIWLGGIIVWHLVDRSMSRYALEAISEDEDAAAAAGVDVTAEKLKITLISALMTALAGALYCQYQMFITPDTVSGIAVSLQMVFAAIVGGLFVSLGPTVGAVITILLAETLRIGFGTKAVGWDNLVYGVLLVLFIIFLPKGILGSVLDRLKPQRKVSRAHEQEAVQIARPGT
- a CDS encoding ABC transporter substrate-binding protein, with the protein product MKNTIARLAGALLALTLSAGFAAAQSKVTVAIGGGACLCYLPTVLAKQLGEYDKAGLNVELVDLKGGSDALKAVLGGSADVVSGYFDHCVNLAAKKQELQAFVVYDRYPGLVLVVSPSHTNEIKSVKDLAGKKVGVSAPGSSTDFFLKYMLKKNGLDPAGTAVIGVGLGATAVAAMEQGQIDAAVMLDPSVTVLQGSHPDLRILSDTRTQKDTLETFGGEYPGGALYSTAAWVNDHDKEVQGLTNAILGTLAWIHSHSPEEIMAKMPEEMVGKNKDLYLAALKNTIPMFSETGKMDPKGADAVLAVFSVGSPEVANAKIDVSKTFTNKYVEQAKKTTGMNAK
- a CDS encoding NUDIX hydrolase — translated: MTSPVIHRVATLDLAVRPVVWPFAEERRAEIEAHFAEKQRERPKIWNGRVLLGRDAVFTDGHLAATYFETDFASFLAWRDWGFPDPAVFNGFGMGALRASDGAFVLGEMSHHTVNAGRIYFPSGTPDLDDVRDGALDIPGSVIREIAEETGLFPANYAAEADWHCVVSGRAIAMIQILNLDLPGETVRARIEANLAEQHEPELSAIHLVRGMDDLAPTMPRFVTAFIAQQFASR